A single genomic interval of Microbacterium sp. BLY harbors:
- a CDS encoding DUF58 domain-containing protein has protein sequence MFVTGRLAVALAVGIAPLVLAGLAGYPPYAVLGGWIGLCLLLVAVDVIRAGAPRAATVTRRVPVRARLGETVPVSVAVQNRGSRTLDLLLRDAWQPTAGAPEERQRLRIPPGERRRVDIPLRPRRRGELVSAFVVLRSRGPLGLAGRQSRHPVRGAIRVLPAFSSRKHLPSRLARLRELDGNTSIQVRGQGTEFDSLREYVRGDDVRSIDWRATARAGTTMLRTWRPERDRHVVILVDTGRTAAARVGDGTRLDAALEAALLLSALAARAGDHVHLLMHDRVTRARVTGVDGAALLPALTDAMAPVHARLVDTDWPSAFAAVRTLTTRPSLLVVLTAQDAAESARGFLGAFPTASRALTVLVGSVTDDGIAALARARDSREDVYLAAAAERTLRDAENVADAIRRAGGEAIAADPDDLPPRIADRYLELKAAGRL, from the coding sequence CGTCGGCATCGCGCCCCTGGTCCTCGCCGGGCTGGCGGGGTACCCGCCGTACGCCGTGCTGGGCGGGTGGATCGGCCTCTGCCTCCTCCTCGTCGCTGTCGATGTCATCCGCGCCGGCGCCCCGCGCGCGGCGACGGTGACCCGCCGGGTGCCGGTGCGCGCCCGGCTCGGCGAAACGGTGCCGGTCAGCGTGGCGGTCCAGAATCGCGGATCGCGGACGCTCGATCTCCTCCTGCGCGACGCCTGGCAGCCCACGGCCGGTGCCCCCGAGGAACGCCAGCGGCTGCGCATCCCGCCCGGCGAGCGACGGCGCGTCGACATCCCCCTCCGCCCGCGACGCCGCGGCGAGCTCGTGAGCGCCTTCGTCGTGCTCCGCTCCCGCGGACCACTGGGGCTGGCCGGACGGCAGTCACGGCATCCCGTCCGGGGCGCGATCCGCGTGCTGCCGGCGTTCTCCTCGCGCAAGCACCTGCCCTCGCGACTGGCACGCCTGCGGGAGCTGGACGGGAACACGAGCATCCAGGTGCGCGGGCAGGGCACCGAGTTCGACTCGCTGCGCGAGTACGTCCGTGGCGACGACGTGCGCTCGATCGACTGGCGGGCGACGGCCAGGGCGGGCACCACCATGCTCCGCACCTGGCGCCCCGAGCGCGATCGGCACGTCGTCATCCTCGTCGACACCGGGCGGACGGCCGCCGCCCGGGTGGGCGACGGCACCCGGCTCGACGCGGCACTCGAGGCCGCGCTCCTGCTGTCCGCCCTCGCGGCGCGGGCGGGCGACCACGTCCACCTCCTGATGCACGACCGCGTCACCCGGGCGCGGGTCACCGGGGTGGACGGGGCCGCGCTGCTCCCGGCTCTCACCGACGCCATGGCCCCCGTGCACGCTCGTCTCGTCGACACCGACTGGCCCTCCGCGTTCGCGGCGGTGCGGACGCTGACCACTCGCCCGTCGCTCCTCGTCGTCCTCACGGCGCAGGACGCGGCGGAGTCCGCGCGCGGCTTCCTCGGGGCGTTCCCGACCGCCTCACGCGCCCTGACCGTGCTCGTCGGCTCGGTCACGGACGACGGCATCGCCGCGCTCGCCCGTGCCAGGGACTCCCGGGAGGACGTGTACCTCGCCGCGGCGGCCGAGCGCACCCTCCGGGACGCGGAGAACGTCGCGGACGCGATCCGCCGGGCCGGAG